The sequence tggtgatgattttgtgaatgcaacgttttctcgaataaagcatgtatgactccatgcacatagcttgtataacatataagcaaacagcggaagacttctaggaacctgagaataaacatgcttaaaagtgtcaacacaaaggttggttagttcatagttttaatgtttctcataatctgtatataaaggtggatcacaagatttcagttgtttcatctagaaacgtttatcaaaatattctacgaaattgagcaccttggtaaccaaacttaacgtatatataataaatacccctgttttaatatacatgcaaccaacatgtacagtacacgcaaaccaacgtgtactaaactcaaatagcgtacgtccgttttatagttcaggctagggtctctatacctggaacggacggggatgtcaagccctatggatccatatacaactactcgcgcccaccagttcttataaccggcagttactagttaccaaagctaagggattttcggttcaaactcagtgtagaatttagtatgtacttgtgtccattgcgtttaaaataaagtgcatgtattctcagtccaaaaatatagattgcaaaagcaattaaaaaaggatctataaactcaccttagcagcacataaggtcattcaccgaaatgtgaccgaaactcgaaatgcaaaataaccgtagatttcaacctagagaacatatgttggtcaataaatgtctaacaagctaggtcaggtcatagtgtatcacaatcctaatgctcgagaccgtcatacaaaagttaaccaaagtcatctcaaaaagtcaacctgacccaatatgatcattaaatctatacatgtttattatattaatatagtataagtcttgatagttgaacgaatttatagtttatcaaacttaaAGCATTATTTATTTCAGgcgttatattatatttgaatgatcatggcaattgaatatattttaacatttcatatagtttcccaatacttgtaaaatcagactatagtttttataaagctttaaaatatgataaaacagtcaacttgacaattgttcaacgagacgtgtcttatataagaattcattactcgactaataatatttggaaattcaatttatcaatctcataaacaagttgtttaaatatcaatttacagtttcaaatacaatttcaattaatattaatcataattcagttgaccataacttttaatccattTATCGAaaacacgcgatttctaaatgaaaagttattaatttttcgacagctttccaacgacatgtatatcatataccttatatcaataacacatgtatcaaattcgtgattcatcataaactatctaacgacaaaattaaagcatacaagtatgcataaacatatatactcgagcactagacatggatacacgattaaatatataaaagataagatatgaatgctcacgtatcaatattgtgattcaatattgcaggaaagtacgtagacgcaacggaaatgataaacgctaggttgacctttgactcacgatcataacccataacctccttagcgataacccataattttcttagctttgacTTACTTGAagacttgttttgaaatcgtttgggcataacctcgtcgtaatattttatgtataataatactaacaataatactcctaactataagattagtaataatattaatcttaataataataataataataataataataataataataataataataataataataatataaatatatataaagagagcAGAGAGATGTgaggatgtgtgtgtgtgtgttcgagcaaaaacgaattcaatttatagatcagtcctgaaatctgaccccatgcgatcgcatgggttctatgcccatttgccatgcgattgcatggctgctcctgccagctcatttgtgttttgttttcttgtttgtcgatatattataatatatatatatatatatatatatatatatatatatatatatatatatatatatatatatatatatatatatatataatttatattaattatatatatattatattatattcatgtgcatagttgacttgtaattttagttccgattacttgtacgttgtcacttgacttatgtcccggttccggattttcgtacGTTACTTCGTATgttttaataacttgtactttacgtttcgcgacgtgtacctttgtcaaaatatagacttacattaccaataactatgttacccgaagtgtatcttgtacgttcgagtgttttggtcatttgcgtctataaattaacgtcttaatatataataatattattttaaatcaaacatTTTAAAATAATAGTATTCTCGATATGAAATTTGAAATACAAAATCAATATAAAGAACTACGGAGCCATGCTACCACAGTTACATCATCGAATGCGACTGTATATAAGTATAAGTAGCAGATTAATTAACAAATCAAAATGTGAGTGGACACATTTTCAATGCATTTAGAATATTACATAAGCAGATTGTTAAGTTACATAACAATGTTGACTGTATATAAGTAGCAGATTAATTAACAAATCAAAATGTGAGTGGACACATTTTCAATGCATTTAGAATATTACATAAGCAGATTGTTAAGTTACATAACAATGTTGATACGTAGTagattgtttaaaaaaaaaatttttgaaaggCAACagtaaatattattttttattaataaaactagCAAGATGCTAGAAAGTATAATGAATTTCATCCCGACTCGACTCATAGGAAACAAAACTAAACACGGCACGATAACAACAATCTAAAATCCTCACACGAATTGTTCTAAACATGATATTAAACAAACACGATAAATGATACCTTCTCTAAACACAGGGGCGGATCTACTATAGCCTGAGTGGTTgcacgggacaccactgaaatacgcgatgtagtggaatttttttgggtttttaactagtgacaccactgGATAGTGTACATATTTTTTAGTAACACCACTGAAATAAGACATCTAGTAGAAATTTTTTTGAAGTTTTAACCGGTGACACCACTGACTACCAATCCTAGATCCGCCACTGTCTAAACATGACACGACAACAACATTCCTAAAACCTCACTCGAATTGGCCTAAACACGATTTTTAATAAACACGGCAAATGGAAGATCCAGCTATCAAGAATCTCTCGATAATCAAACCATAACACATTACATAGTCACATAAGGGCACGAGAACATGGAATCCGAGCACACACAACAACAATTACGACACTAGAAGCCCACAAACAACAATCATGAAAACCCCGATGTAATATGATTTTACAAGAAACAAACCAAGATTGAGGGGCCACCACATGATGAACACAACCAGCCACCCCATAAACACTACCAACCGCTCAGCACAACTGATAAATAAAAATTCACGAATAGAACCCTGCCTGTACCACTTCAAAACCTCGAACCCGAAAAGACCCAAGAAACACCTCACAGAGCATCTGAACCCCGAAAACGATTTGAGAACTAGGCAACCCAACAAAACCACCTGAAATCTGAAGCCAATAGTCTCAGTTGCAACCAGCTGATCGAACCCACGAAACAAGGGACCTCGGCAGTCTTAAAACCACGAACCAGCACGAATAATCATCCACGAGCCTACAAACTCTAGTAGCAGATTGTTTTAATGCATTTACTTAAGTAagcatttaatttgtaatttaaataAATTGTTTAGTATCGATCTGGTACCTTTTACAGTAGCAGATTAGTTTGTGCCGGATTCAGTTTAAGTAGCAGCTTATATCGTTTAAACGCATCAAATGCATTTACATTACAAATTAATCTATAATTTTAAAATTGAACAAGAAAGGATACTTTGTTCAGACTTCGGAAGTTCAGATATACTACCGGTCGTTAATcgctaacatttttttttttttttttgataaaagtAAAGCATTGAAAACAAAGTTACATAAATTTATTAATCAATCAATACATCATTACATAATAAGTTCAACAACAACAAAATACATTTCATAAATCTTTATCATTAAATCATCAACAAATCCATCAAATTTACCTAATTAAGACGGATGAACTTTCTTTCCCTTGGAAGCAACCGTTTTCATAGCCGATCTCATCGAAGCAGTAGCTGAATTCAACGCAGCTTCAACGTACTTATGCGACGCATAACTCGCAGCTTTCTCCATCGATTTACCTAACCTTCTCGCACTTTCTGAGATCGACAACAATCCGTTTAACTCTTTACTCGATTCGCGTTCCATTTCCTCTTCGAATTTTCTGAATTCTTCCATCGCGTCTTCCATAGCCGAATCGAGGTAATCCTCGGCTTCTTTCATTGAATTCTCAGCTTCTGTGACTTCGTTGTCGAATTGGAGCTCCATTGCTGCCCATGAATTGTAGGCTTCGATCTCGAAGAGACGCATTAATTGTTCGATCGTTGATGGATCGAAGTTTTTGTCATAGAGAGATTGATCGGATAGAATTGTGAATTGAGAGATTAAATCTTCCATGATTGATTATTGGATAATGACTTTTTGAGTATGAAATGTTTGGTGTGTGTTATTTGGATTTTGGATAGTGAGTGGAGTGATAACTGATAAGAATGAGTGGAGCATCTTACATAGAATTATtagcataattttttttttttttttgacaaaattgaGCAAATAGTCCTTTGTGTTTTACCATTTTTGCTCTTATAGTCACTGTCATTAATTTACTGCATAAAGTCACTCTGTTGACATTTTAGTCCCAAATTCACCCCTCATACTAACGACCATTAATTTTTCATTAAGTTTTATACATATGCCCTGCGTGTgcgtttaacatatatataatccATTTCCTCTTATGTTTAAAATTGTCGTTAATTTACTCAAAACCTAGAATGAGAAATTTTTTATTCCAAAACTCGAGTCCGTTCTTTGGACATGGAGTTGCAATTTAATCAAAGAAACTCCGATCCAATTGAAATAAATCAACATTAAGTCATCTTATTGTTATGCTTTTACTTTAATGATTTGGATCCACAATTATGTCATGTAAGCATATGCTTTAAAGTTATGCTCTAAGGCTTTAGGAACGGCTCAAGGCTCGAGGAACTATCGGATAATTAATGGTTGTTAGTATGAGGGGTGAATTTGGGACTAAAACGTTAATTGAGTGACTATTTATGCAGTAAATTAATGGTAGTGACTAAAACAGCAAAAATGGTAAAACACTAGGACTATTTGGCAATTTGTCAAATTTTTTATTCCTAAAAGAATTAAAGATTTCAAAGTGgagtagtattttttttttttttttctctaacTTTTAATCTTAAAAATGCTATTTATCTCATAAGTTcttttatgattttattattatcatttatatcataTCATTTATTATACAAGATCATAAATCAGTATATCTACATTTTTTTAACGACAAATCAGTATATCTACATACCCTTCATATGTGTTAAAAGAATGTCTTTAAAAATAAGGTCGTTTTTTTATtgaataaatttaaaattaatattatatcatATGATATTAAGTCGTGATATCTTTGCTTTTTATAGTATATAGTTAATTTTTAGTAAATAAATTTAAATTAAATGTCGTATTTTTTTCGAAAAGTGAATAATTTTCTAAATCACAATTTGGTAATTAATTTTCAAATAAGAGGTGAATGTAATATTGGATATTACAATTATATGAATCAATATATCGGTCAATAATGTAGCTATATGCCTATATCTAAGTTAttacatatataatttacatatatattgtAATACGGAGTACAACAGCACGCAGTACTATCAAATGTAACAAGTATTCGAAAATTCACTATTAAAGAACTTTGAACTTTAGAAATTTTGTGAGGATATAAGATGCTAACCTAGTTAGCGTCTTGTGATGGTTAACTAGTACTTAGTACCTTCCATGCCGGAACATTGAATCCTCGTGCACATGTTTTTGTTGCTCCTTACAAATTCTCTGCTTCATCTCTTCATCTTCACCATCAATCAGGTAATCGATCCAGTTAAACCTATTTTCAATTCTCTCTGATATACCATCCAAATTACTCGAGGTATTCTTCTTACTACATTAAAATGCTATTATTTCTTTTTTATCTGCTTGAATTATGTTCTACGCAATTGATTCGAGTTTGATTCAGGCTTTACTTTCCGTTTCATTGATTTTTATTATTTGAAGTCGTATTCTCGCTTATAACATATAGATCTGCTAGTATATTTGTTAATTATTGTTTATCATACTGATCATAATGTATTACGGAGTATTACATATTCGAATATGATCAATTTGTTTAGATGTAGATGTAGAATTTGCATTCGGATTATTAAAATATAACTGCTCtagtgataataaaaaaaaaaaaaaaaaacacgaagAACATTTAGGAAGGGCTTGAAGAACAGGAACGAACAGGTAGGAGTTACGGGCTTAGATTACGACTGCATTTCCAAGATCAGATCCACGAAAGCTACAATGAATTAAGGaatctaataaaaaaaaaaaaatatcgatcTGTGTTTTATTCTAATCAACAAAAAATAGCAATTCATGGCCGCTCGGATGGCGTTTAATATTCCAACCTCGCCTTTTACTCCGGCCAGTGTTGGCCGCCGTCGTCGTCTTCATCCACTACCTGCGCAATCATCCCGTCAATATAACCATCAGAATAATCACaatctgtgaggacccgtccttatccccctggacgaaatcttcaacatttggttccattgcgatgatcgactccaagtaatgttcttaaaatgagcacatgcacagcggaagacttaatttgtacctgagaataacatgctttaaaacgtcaacataaagttggtgagatatataggtttgatgctagcaacataataactatggaccacaagatttcatatataaacattttaataaaaatattctaagtggttgagcacttggtaaccatacttaacatttaaatcacgtcgcatgttccctttaatatgaaatcttactacaccgtaccaagtgtagtcacgaaacgaagtactgtgcaaccgttgaatactggtcgtccagtccggttggggttgtcaggcccgatagatctatcaacaggattcgcgtttacaataccgctgtaaataacagttaccaagctacagggaagtatgccagtggtacaactcaacgtagaatatatttttcagttacttgtgtccataacgtaaaacataaaatacatgtattctcatcccgaaatacttagagtttaaaagtgggactatatactcacctaatgtattttgtagtaaaaatacatataacaccattgaacacctataaggttggcctcggattcacgaacctatattaaatgtatatattaGCACCAAataataatcgaacaaatttatatatattatattttcaactatatattatatttagtttgtatgtttatttaaaataattaatatttatatatatatatatatatatatatatatatatatatatatatatatatatatatatatatatatatatatatatgattagtattatattgaaaaccaataatttattatatgtaaacatttatataaataatgttaatatatttATTCTATAGTCTTCTTGTAAtactaatgttttatatatatcaagtatattttatgtatctaatatttatttgataatataatgttaataataataataataaaaaccatggtaaagataataataatgaaactataaATAAAAAAGGCTACCTTAATTAAAATGAGTAAAAAGAAAGGAACTGTCAGggtcgggactcgaacccgagacccctcgataACCCATACACCCCCCTAGACCACTCCTCCAATTCTATATATCTGTTTAGATACGGTTTTAATTTCTTTTAGGCTCTAAACTGTCGTCATTTTCATCATTCAATATCTTAAACCGATCCATGTTCCTTAATCCCCTTTCAGTTTAAATAATCTGGCTCAACCCAATACTCACAAGCCCAACTCCCATTACATTTTAATGATCAAGTCCAGTAACTGTTTTTGTGGAATTAAGAATCAGATTAACACGACAGGAATCAATATGTGGGGTTCGACTCtttctcttttcttttttttcttttttttttattcgaCAGCTATACCCTAAAATAATAAAAGCCGTTCTTTTTCAtaccaaatcatcatcatcgaaTAGTTATCATGATCACATCATCTATCATTTAAATCGTTTATATCGTGGCTCATGTATCATTACAATACATCATCGTTTTGACAGGAGTATAGTAGAAACCGAAGGGCAATAGTAGCAACAATTAATAATGGAAATATTATGTTGCAGGTGGTGGTTTGAGGGGTATCAGGTGACGTGAATAGCAGCAAAACGTGGCTGCAGATGGCTATAGCAGTAAACAAGATCGAATGGTAACAGATTTGCAGTGTTCTTGATGGTGAAGATGATATATGGTTTTCGATTGAACTAATTAAGGAGAGAGATAAGGGAGAGAGGGTAGTGTGTTGGTTCTTGGTTCCCAAAACGGAATAAAGACATGATGGTGGTGGATCGTATGATGATGGTGGTGTGGGTTGTTCTCGGGTGTAATGTGTTTATGGTTCGTGACGGTTTCAAAATAATGAGTTTCCATGGTGTTGGTTAGTTGTGGTTGTTTGAGGTGGTGTTTCATGCTGTTGAAAGGTGGTGTTTGGTGATGGGTCGAGGGTTTGAACACAAGCAGAAAGTCACAGTTTATGGTTTGGTTATGGTTCAAGTGAGTTCAAGAGTGGTGGCGGCTTTGAGATTATCATGGTGGTGGTTCTTTTGTCTCGGTTCAACTACAACAAATGGGTTTCTGAAGTCACTGGATTACAACATAAATTGGTTGATTATATACTGAATGATACTCGACAGAATATAACAGATCATAAGGAATAAGACAAGAAAATATAAAAGCAGAAAATGACCTATATCGACTTTTGGACTGATCCTGTGAATTTTATTCGATAAATTAACAGTGTAATTGATTCCATTTGAACTATTTTGTAGAAGAAAGTACCAATCTAAAATAGTTGTTGGTGATGTAAAACTGAATCTGGTATTCtttgtatataaatacatatttaactatatttatataaacttatactgtatttatatgtatatatatatatttaactgtatATGTATTGAGTATTCATATGCATCGTatctgttatatgtatacatatatatatacatatatatatatatatatgattatagtaTGTacgcatattattaataatattcataccaacattaaatatattaatagaattaataataatgataatagtaatggagaggatatatcattaataaaaatactaataacaatactaatactaattataataattataattttaatttcactgctagttataattataatgatgttaacaatatttataataacaataataagtaataatcataaatcaaatgtaccaatttcacatatatataaaaatattaataatgctgatattactactaatattaatatttatataaataataatcttttttttttaatataacaacatattatataatagtttttattgactcaatattaattatatatgttatatatgttgTATAAAAGTAATTATACATATAAGTTATACATTTCTATTCataaattaaaggttcgtgaatcgtcgagactcaacattagggtttttgcttatcgtatcggaaacatatagaggttaaggtttaaatttggtcggaaatttccgggtcgttacacaatccATCATCGACTTTTCCTAATCCCTCGGCTGATGAGGTGTGGGTGTTGGTTGAAAGAAGGCGAAAAGCCAACAAAAAACTCTCTACTAATCACTCGTTTGCAAGAAACCTGATCCACCGTTTTGGTAATCCAAACACACATCATCCGGTATACAAACAGAAATGGGTGCCATCTTCATCGGCTAACCCTAAACCTAACCATACAGAGAATACTACAAACCCTAATACCACAAACCCTAAACAAGCAACCAAACCTACAAACCCTAAAAGTGCAGCCACTTTTCCTAACAACATTGCACTGAACCAACAATCTAGCTCTCGTGTTCACGAACCTTTCTCCCCAAAACATGTCCCGGCATCAGCGCCTATCACATCGGTTATGGTTTTCGGATTCCCAGATTCATGGAGCAAGATTGATCTCCGTTGATTCATTAGCAGGTATGGGAATGTACACGACATCTTCATACCCTTCACGAAAAGATTAAGAAACGGTAATAAATTCGCTTTTGTTAAATTCATTGACGTTACCGACCTTAACTTCTTGCTTAAACGACTAAACTCCATAAATCTTGGTAATGGGTGGCTAAAGGCTTATAAGGCCCTTGATCGAAAAGCTTCTGCCTCGAATGATAAACTTATACAACCCCCTTCTACAAAACCCGTTTCATCATCTTTACCTAATCATCATACCATTCCGAATAAGGGGTTCACTGATGGGCGTCCGTTTAACAAGGTGGTTGGGAATATGGACGGATACTCTAGTGATATCACGAAAGAATTAACTAGCATCGGGTGGTTCAATCGTTGGGACTGCAATGGTAAATTTAGAGAAATCTCCGTTGTGGATAAACATAATGACACCGAAATCCTGAATAATGCTATTATCGGTACCATCCTCAAACTTGAATATCTTGAACATATCTTATTTTTGTGCCAAATGGAGAATCTGGATAATGTTCAGGTAAAGTATCTTGATGGGATGGAAGTTATGTTCATCTTTGAGTCTGAGGAGCAAGCTTCATCTATTCTTAATGTGAAACACCATTGTTTCCACAAATGGATGACCAACATTCGTAAATGGGATGAAAACCACTCATACCAAGGTCGAATTACATGGTTAAAAATCACGggtatttgtgacgatcgctccaaatccatatggacgaacacgtcattcatcgatttcattgcgaggtatttgacctctatatgagatgttttgtaaacattgcattcttttgaaaaggcacaccataaatgaatatttaaatcaaaggttttcgacatttgatgatttctacatatagacaatcaccgtaaataatagtttacaatagtacttccattgacaatgcagtcaaaataagatacacggtgatgatttggtgaatgcaacgtttccttgataaacatgtcatgtaagactccatgcacatagcttgtctaacatataagaaaatagcggaagacttctagggaacctgagaataaacatgctaacaagtgtcaacacaaaggttggtgagttcatagttttaatgtttcgtataatctgtatataaaggtggatcacaagatttcagttgtttcatccagaaacgtttatcaaaatattctacaagattgagcaccctggtaactaaacttaacgtatatataatctgtaccctttgtataatcatcttaataatacacgcaaaccaacgtgtacgcttctcaaatagcatacgtcctttaaaaggctagtgctctagctcggacggggatatcaagccctatggatccatatactactactcgcgcccaccagttcttataactggcagttactagttaccaaagctaagggattttcggttcaaactcagtgtagaatttagtatgtacttgtatccattgcgtttaaaataaagtgcatatattctcagcccaaaaatatattgagtaaaagggatcatatgaaactcacactttataattattgtaaaacagttattaaagcatttgcatgtattctcagcccaaaaatgtaaagggtaaaagggatcatatgaaactcacagtttaatgttgatatacaatattgcaggaaagcacgtagacgcatcggagatgataaacacgaggtttgattcacaaaaatacccccgaacattacccataatttccttggcaataacccatattttccttagctctagctcgctcggaaactcgttttgaaaattacttggacagcactccgtcgtaatattttttgtacattattatttttgtatcgcaaaaataataacactaataataataaaaaataataagattaataataatcttaataataataataataataataataataataataataaataataaataatattacggagtatatatatatatttgtgtatgtgtgtgatttaaatcgagcgaaaacactgaaatttatagatgtggcctgaaatctggagtcatgcgactcgcatggaaatggccttctggccatgcgactcgcatgaggaccagggacagctcacattgttttggctcctagcttgtcgacataatataaaataaatataaatatatatataattaatataattatttatatattatattttattcttgtgcatagtagactagatatttttggtccgttgcgtcgggcgtttcttcttgactcgggtcccggttccggattttcagacgtccttgcgtactattttatatcgtgtactttgcgttccgcaacttgtactcttgtcatttttttagacgttcttcatcaataatttgaacctttttaattgtatcttgtacatttgagcattttggacctttccgtcttcaattcttcgttttcgccttttgtcttcgcacttattaaatataaacgaatattacttgaatatggaacaattacaactaaaatcctgtctttcttgggggataatgctatgaaatatgtgttcctttttagccttatcaatagccttaaattatcccttaattatatcactcaaagtgtatcttaaactttcgagtgttttggtcatttacttctataaatcatcgtctcgctatttgttaaaatacatttttataatagcgttttactgtagcaaagttactgtagcaaagtcaatttttactgtagcaattcactgtagcaaagtcaatttcactgtagcaaatagtgattttcgaaaacactgtagcattttgagtaatgtggcaatttgaaagcactgtaacaaattagtgtttaactggttcatcttaaacgctttagttaacttatctaaatatcaattgaattaataaacgaatgttactatcgtttattatatatatgtatatatctttttaatatacataaatcagtttttaaatacacattggaagttatttataaataaattttaataataaatatttcaacttatcatatacattcaaatagatatttaaaccaataagtttaatgtacggtatcaaacaattaatacattgttaccttttcatcttatagtatatatgtatctatttacatataattgttctcgaatcgtcgaaaataaccgaagggtatttaaatatataaaagtagttcaaaaattttgagattcagttttacagactttgcttatcgtgtcgaaaatgttaatcatacaaagattaagtttaaatttggtcagaaatttccgggtcatcacagtattccTGTCCAGTTTTGGAACGA comes from Rutidosis leptorrhynchoides isolate AG116_Rl617_1_P2 chromosome 4, CSIRO_AGI_Rlap_v1, whole genome shotgun sequence and encodes:
- the LOC139842693 gene encoding uncharacterized protein — encoded protein: MEDLISQFTILSDQSLYDKNFDPSTIEQLMRLFEIEAYNSWAAMELQFDNEVTEAENSMKEAEDYLDSAMEDAMEEFRKFEEEMERESSKELNGLLSISESARRLGKSMEKAASYASHKYVEAALNSATASMRSAMKTVASKGKKVHPS